The following nucleotide sequence is from Macadamia integrifolia cultivar HAES 741 unplaced genomic scaffold, SCU_Mint_v3 scaffold1851, whole genome shotgun sequence.
CTGAATGGAAAACATTACAACATAGTAAAATCCAGTCCAATGATTGTTTAACAAAAAGCACAGGACGATAAGAAATTTCCCTCATAATTCAGTTTATAGGGCTCCTAATAAAGAATTTAGCTATGGCAAGTTTGCCATTGCAGAAAACTAGTTGGAATCGGATGAACTAGGCGTTAATCCTGTATGGACGCCTATATCCAAGCTTGGGAGGGTTGTAAGGTGCTGGTATCAGTCCAGTTGGCTGAAATTGACCTTTGGGTAATTACATTATAAGCtgggttttaatttttaaggtttcattgtaatgggctTAATTCATAAGCCCATAAAGTGGATATAAAGTTCATACACGGTATTAGTATTTAAGTCAAGTATTTGGGTTAGATTAAAATCTAATAtgagttctgttttgagttttttactttattgagtGTGTGATGTGATTATGAGTCAATTCAGGAATTTTATAAGgtctttatatatgtaataGACTCCCATCAATTAGAGATGATTTGAGTAAAGAAGtaagagtatttttttttttttttaaccttaagAGTTTTGGTGTTATTGAGCAATGCATACAGGATTGGTATCACATACCAGTCctgttctcttctcttctacaaTTCTCTTCACGCTTCATATCGATTTCTAATTCTGATTCTGTTCTTAACATAAAATGCTATCTTTTTCTCGTGTTTCTAATTCTGATTCTTGTTTCTTGAATTCCTACATGGCAAGTGGTTTCTTTTCTAAAGCATCCTACAGTTTCAAAATTCCATCTTTTGATAGACTTCTAGTTTTCCTATTTCAATTCTGACTTCAATCAACATGATGTTCAAGTTCTGTTTTCATTCTCTGGTTTCATATTTCTGATTATCGTTAGAATTCCTATGTAGTGCTGAAATTGATTTCTAAATTGGATTTTCTGAAATCTCCATCGGTTCTCATACTTGGGAattcctttttcattgattCTCATATTTCTGATATTATATTCCCCCATCCAATTAGAGCCTTTGACCAGAATTTTAGCTGAGTCTGGTTCCTTGATTCTATGAAAATTCTTTCGAAATCTGGTTTATTCCTTATGTGTGATCCTGTTGCAAGTTTATCTCCTACTGGATCTCCCTTGTTCAAGATTGGAACTGCATTACGAATGGTCAAGAGGTACAACCATAGACTTGCACTTTGACGTGTTGTACTTGGTCAATGCACAGTTAACCACCTTCAGGACACAGATTATCCCTATAGAGAATAAggtgaaaaagaataaagaagatgaaactCAAAGCAGCTAACAAACAGTGTACTATGTTATATAAGCAGCTAACAAACAGTGTACTATGTTATATATTAACAAGCCGAACTAACCTCTTTTATTGGATTTCCAGGCAAAGGCATCAAAAAATCAGAGGGATAGGGGTAATCCACCATGGCCAAATAGCTATAAGCAGAGTCCAACCAGTCTGAAAGATCTTGACTGCTGCTCAGATTCCTTGAATTTGTGTTTGATCACATCCAGAGTCAGATGAACTCATTACTACAGTAGGCAATGAGATTTAACACACAAAAGAACAGAGCTTACACATGGAAACAGCACTAGTCAGCTTACCCGCAGATACGAAAAGTATGGGTTAGTTGCAACAGGCCTTCAGCAGTCTTGCCCGTTGCTTCTATTGCATCCCATGACTCTTTTATAGTGTTGAAGCAGCTCATACTTTCACGCTGCGCAAGAAAGAAGAACAGAAAAGCTATAACACTGTGTGTTTACATTAGTATGTCAGGACTCGGGACTCAGGATCAGAaccgagaggagagagagaaccacGGACCTTGAAGTCATTGGAGACAATGTCATAAAACGTTTCAGGCGGCACAATATCTTCAAATTGCAGAATCGGTGCTGACGCAGAAAGTGCACCAATAGCGATGTGTGGGTACTTAAGTCTCATCCATGCAGCCAACACTGTTTCAATAATTCAAAGAGTTAAAAGGAAAGGTCAGATTCTGAAACAAAGGAGACCAACAAATCCAATTGAATTCATCACCATTAATCTAAAagaaagaagacgaagaagaacaaaagataaGCATCGAACAAAGTCTTACTTCCACCATAAGATCCCCCAAATAACACAACCGGACAAGCCTCCGCAGATAAATTCCGTTTCAGGTCAGTAATCAAAACAGCGAAGTCAGCAAGTGCTTGTCCAGCCGTAAGGTGCGCCAAAGAATCAGCGTTCTTATAGGCGAGATCTCTACTTCCGTAGGGCATTGACTCCCCATAGTAACGATGCTGTCggataaaaccaaaatcattttTCGAATCTCGACTCAATTATGTTTCTTCTACATCATTTTACTCAGAATAATCGAAATCCTTTAATAAATTTTGCTAgttcattaaataaagaaagaattaaATTCAAAACGAACAAAGAATCATTGGAGTTGTACACTCAGAGAAAAGCAAAGAGCCTCAGAAGCTTACTTCAGGGAAGATAACCATGGCGCCAAAGCTGGGAGCGATCTCCCAAACGAAGCCAGTGTTAGCAGCGAACCACTCGATGTCTCCTTCGTTACCGCAGTAGAGAAAGATAGGGCCCATCCGCTCTGCACCGAGCCAGTGATCGGTGTTGATGAGGTATCGCTGCTGGAATGTTGGGAGATTTGAGAAGCCGAAATGATCAAGACGTTGTGTGAAGTATCGCGTCTCATATTGATATGATTTCGGAAGCGCTTTGGATTTGTTGAGCTCTGCAAATTTTCCGAGGAAACGAGAAGTAGCTCTGGAAGAGCGAAGCTCTGGGGCTTTCGGCTCGATCAACAATGGCGATGATGGGGAGAAGGAGAGTATCAGAATCGACAAAAACAAGGACACCGTGACAGTCGCCGTGCCCGTTGTAGTCGCCATTTTAGCGGACTGAGTGGCCTGACGACCGGTGACACTGTGACGGATAAGGCTGGGAAGTATCACCTGGATATGCTATTGCCAAATCCGGACCGTCTGGATGAAGCCGTTAACCGGACCAGAACCCACTATGCGTTTTTTATAGGCCGAACCGGAGAGTGAGAATTCATTCAACCCCCATCTCTTTTGCTTCCATAATTCCATATATACCTCTTGTCGCCCTTATAATCTCTGGATGTGGAACATGCCAACTTGtatggatcaaaatcctctgtttttctcatccatgtttttccttgttttgctacctgcagaacgcgacacgtggacaacaaggagaccaacggtcaagattgggtgaggattattacatccggtgcgttggtcttaaagttgtccacgtgtcgcgttctgcaggtagcaaaacaaggaaaaacagggatgaaaaaaacagaggattattttccaacTTGTACACCCGGGTGAATGTATGTGCAGCGAATCCAAATTCAAAGgaagtgtgttttttttttttttgaccgaGTGGAATCTCTTGACCCATTTTTAAGAAAACTATTGCACAACAATGAGAGTTTGGATCTGCTACACATACTTTCACATGGATATACATATGAGGATCCAACACGGCAACATTTGTCAACTTCTTACCATTAAAGGGGTGAGGAAGGGGTATATATGAAAGTAAACAGGACAGGTGTTGGATCCTCACGTATCTCCAGGTGAATGTATATGTAAAAGATTTGAATTCCAACAAGTGGGGGTATGTTGTACCACTTCTTGTGAATGGGTGGGAGAGGGTATTGTGCAATAGTGGGGTTGTTTTAGAAACCCAGGATGATGGTTGAACCCTTCGTGTAGCGTCAAAATCGTCTATTTTATAGACGGTGAGATGTAGTGAGGATCCAACGACTAGGGTGCATGACTGGACCCTCCCAACCGTTGGATACTCATTGTACCTCACCGCTCATTGTAGATAATTTAGACCGTTTCCTACATGTTGAAGGAAATTTGTCATTTTATGTTTAAATCCTTCGTAATATGATGTAGGACAAGTTTGGCTACACCATGGAATAAACCCGGTGCAAGTCTCCAAAACGTATGCCATTAAAGGGTGTCAAATGTCAATCGGTTGTTTCAGTTTGATTTCGATCAGATTGAATTGGTTTGATCTGTTACTAGATCAACCTGAAACCAAATCATTAAAGAAGTCTtgtttttgattgatttttcagTTTGGTATGGTCCGATTTCTTATTGATTATTTGTTATAGGTTTGCAATTGGGCTACTATCGTCTCCGGTCTGGTGTAATTTCGGTTTTACATGTATACATGAGGAaatcaatggattttttttctttttatttt
It contains:
- the LOC122065008 gene encoding lysosomal Pro-X carboxypeptidase; this translates as MATTTGTATVTVSLFLSILILSFSPSSPLLIEPKAPELRSSRATSRFLGKFAELNKSKALPKSYQYETRYFTQRLDHFGFSNLPTFQQRYLINTDHWLGAERMGPIFLYCGNEGDIEWFAANTGFVWEIAPSFGAMVIFPEHRYYGESMPYGSRDLAYKNADSLAHLTAGQALADFAVLITDLKRNLSAEACPVVLFGGSYGGMLAAWMRLKYPHIAIGALSASAPILQFEDIVPPETFYDIVSNDFKRESMSCFNTIKESWDAIEATGKTAEGLLQLTHTFRICGNLSSSQDLSDWLDSAYSYLAMVDYPYPSDFLMPLPGNPIKEVCRKIDSFPDGTSVLERIFAGVSIYYNYTGAAVDCFDLTDDPHGMSGWDWQACTEMVMPTSSSKSKSMFPASDFDYSSYQEGCSKDFGVNPRPRWITTEFGGHDLRTVLKAFGSNIIFSNGLLDPWSGGGVLQNVSESIVALVTNEGGHHLDLRSSTTEDPDWLVEQRESEIQLIAGWIKSYNEEKMRLSSM